In Paenibacillus ihbetae, the following are encoded in one genomic region:
- the spoVAE gene encoding stage V sporulation protein AE: MQFLWAFIIGGLICVIGQIMMDVIKLTPAHTMSTLVVAGAIADGFGLYEPLVKFAGAGASVPITSFGNSLVHGALTELERDGWIGVVTGIFEVTSAGISSAIIFSFIAALLVRPKG; this comes from the coding sequence ATGCAGTTTTTATGGGCTTTTATCATTGGCGGTCTGATCTGTGTGATCGGGCAAATCATGATGGATGTTATAAAGCTGACCCCGGCGCATACGATGAGCACCCTCGTCGTGGCCGGCGCAATTGCCGACGGGTTCGGACTGTATGAACCGCTTGTCAAATTTGCCGGAGCCGGAGCCTCGGTTCCGATCACCAGCTTCGGCAACTCCCTCGTTCACGGAGCCTTGACGGAGCTGGAGAGGGACGGCTGGATCGGGGTCGTCACGGGGATATTCGAAGTAACGAGTGCAGGGATATCCTCGGCGATCATTTTTTCTTTTATTGCCGCACTGCTGGTAAGGCCGAAAGGCTAA